A single window of Sphingobium sp. SCG-1 DNA harbors:
- a CDS encoding M1 family metallopeptidase translates to MALHSLLRSLCMTAAPLALSVSASAQTAPAPTPSSGPAANVTTQLPRGIVPTHYAITVTPDASNLKFAGKVAIDVTLSSPSNNITLNAADLTIGNVSIAAAGGKAINGTAAINADAQTATLKFAKALTPGQYVLSIDYTGIINTQANGLFALDYTDNAGKAKRALFTQFEAPDARRFVPSWDEPSYKATFDLTAIVPSDQLAVGNMPVKARKDLGKGLTQVTFGTSPKMSSYLLFFGLGELDRATKMAGATEIGVITGKGNTGKAQLALDGAAEILPYYNDYFGTPFPLPKLDNVAGPGQSQFFSAMENWGAIFTFERALLVDPKFTSEATTRRIYETVAHEMAHQWFGDLVTMAWWDDLWLNEGFASWMATKVTDKLKPQWEMLLNRVGNKESAMSLDAFTTTHPVVQKITTVDQVNQAFDSITYEKGEAVISMLEAFAGEDVWRTGIRDYMKAHAYGNTQTDDLWRAVEGAGAKGLVAIAHDFTTQPGIPLVKVENAQCKGGSTTLTLSQSEYSRDAKGKTPLRWNVPVGAQTIGGAKQSLILNGTGTITLPGCGAYVINAGQSGYYRSLYPATNVQALTKGFTTLPAIDQLGLMADNWALAIGNYQPISLPLDMIAAVPSNASPAVLSAVPGYWEATYEMAEGQADLQGKLSAFASARLTPVLTSIGYDAKAGENAQIPLLRQNLVETLGAVGDKAVVAEANRRFAALATNPDALNGPLKNVWLRIIAANADQATWDQLRKMANSAPTDLEKSQLFAQLGYAKDPKLGQQALDLALTDEPGKTTSAAIIAAVGTAHDMLAVDYVLAHREQYNALIDVSARSQALARLGGGSADPAMAAKLDAFATQYLTPESRKVVDRAIAAIKARSETRARVAPELATWLAKRK, encoded by the coding sequence ATGGCTCTGCATTCCCTTCTGCGCTCGCTGTGCATGACAGCCGCGCCGCTCGCCCTTTCCGTCAGCGCGTCCGCCCAGACTGCTCCCGCCCCCACGCCATCAAGCGGCCCCGCCGCCAATGTGACGACGCAACTGCCTCGCGGAATCGTGCCGACGCACTACGCGATCACGGTCACGCCAGACGCCTCCAACCTGAAATTCGCGGGCAAGGTCGCCATCGACGTAACGCTGTCCAGTCCGAGCAATAACATCACGCTCAACGCGGCGGACCTCACAATCGGCAACGTCTCCATCGCGGCCGCCGGCGGCAAAGCGATCAACGGCACCGCGGCAATCAATGCCGATGCGCAAACCGCGACGCTGAAGTTCGCGAAAGCACTAACGCCCGGTCAATATGTGCTGTCGATCGATTATACCGGCATCATCAATACGCAGGCGAACGGCCTGTTCGCCCTCGATTACACCGACAACGCGGGCAAGGCGAAGCGCGCCCTGTTCACGCAGTTCGAAGCGCCCGACGCACGCCGCTTCGTACCAAGCTGGGATGAGCCGAGCTACAAGGCGACCTTCGACCTGACCGCAATCGTGCCCTCCGATCAACTCGCGGTCGGCAATATGCCGGTGAAGGCGCGCAAGGATTTGGGCAAGGGTCTGACGCAGGTGACGTTCGGCACTTCGCCGAAGATGTCATCCTATCTGCTGTTCTTCGGCCTCGGCGAACTGGACCGCGCCACCAAGATGGCCGGCGCGACCGAGATCGGCGTGATCACTGGCAAGGGCAACACCGGAAAGGCGCAACTGGCGCTGGATGGCGCGGCCGAGATCCTGCCCTATTATAACGACTATTTCGGCACGCCCTTCCCACTGCCGAAGCTGGATAACGTGGCTGGGCCGGGGCAGAGCCAGTTCTTCTCTGCGATGGAGAATTGGGGCGCGATCTTCACTTTCGAACGCGCGCTGCTGGTAGATCCCAAATTCACGTCCGAAGCGACGACACGCCGCATCTACGAAACCGTCGCGCATGAAATGGCGCATCAGTGGTTCGGCGATCTGGTGACGATGGCGTGGTGGGACGACCTTTGGCTGAACGAGGGCTTCGCAAGCTGGATGGCGACGAAAGTGACCGACAAGTTGAAGCCGCAATGGGAGATGCTGCTCAATCGCGTCGGCAACAAGGAAAGCGCGATGAGCCTCGACGCATTCACCACGACGCATCCCGTCGTGCAGAAGATCACGACGGTGGATCAGGTCAATCAGGCATTCGACTCCATCACCTACGAAAAGGGAGAGGCGGTCATCTCTATGCTGGAGGCTTTTGCGGGTGAGGATGTGTGGCGCACGGGCATCCGAGATTACATGAAGGCTCACGCCTATGGGAACACGCAGACCGACGATCTCTGGCGCGCCGTCGAAGGCGCAGGCGCGAAGGGGCTGGTTGCCATTGCGCACGACTTCACCACGCAGCCGGGCATTCCGCTGGTGAAGGTAGAGAACGCACAATGCAAAGGCGGCTCAACCACACTCACGCTGAGCCAAAGCGAGTATAGCCGCGACGCCAAGGGCAAGACGCCGCTCCGCTGGAACGTCCCGGTTGGCGCGCAGACCATTGGTGGCGCGAAGCAAAGCCTGATCCTGAACGGCACCGGCACGATCACTTTGCCCGGCTGCGGCGCTTACGTCATCAACGCCGGACAATCGGGCTACTACCGCTCGCTTTACCCGGCGACGAATGTGCAGGCGCTGACAAAGGGGTTCACGACGCTTCCCGCAATCGATCAGCTCGGCTTGATGGCCGACAATTGGGCACTGGCGATCGGCAACTATCAACCTATCAGCCTTCCGCTGGACATGATCGCGGCGGTGCCGAGCAATGCCAGTCCTGCGGTGCTGTCGGCCGTGCCTGGATATTGGGAGGCCACCTACGAGATGGCCGAGGGCCAGGCCGATTTGCAGGGCAAGCTATCAGCCTTCGCGTCGGCACGCCTGACGCCAGTCCTGACCAGCATCGGCTACGATGCGAAGGCTGGCGAGAACGCCCAGATCCCGTTGCTCCGCCAGAACCTTGTGGAAACGCTTGGTGCCGTCGGCGACAAGGCCGTGGTCGCGGAGGCCAACCGGCGCTTTGCCGCGCTGGCGACTAACCCCGATGCGCTGAACGGACCCCTGAAGAATGTATGGCTGCGGATCATCGCCGCCAACGCGGATCAGGCGACTTGGGACCAGCTGCGCAAGATGGCCAACAGCGCGCCGACCGATCTGGAGAAGAGCCAACTCTTCGCGCAATTAGGTTATGCCAAAGACCCGAAGCTGGGGCAGCAAGCCCTGGACTTGGCACTGACCGATGAGCCGGGCAAAACAACGAGCGCGGCGATCATCGCTGCGGTCGGCACCGCTCACGACATGTTAGCAGTCGATTATGTGTTGGCGCATCGCGAGCAGTACAACGCGCTTATTGACGTGTCGGCACGATCGCAGGCCCTTGCCCGGTTGGGTGGCGGTTCCGCCGATCCGGCGATGGCGGCCAAGCTGGACGCGTTCGCAACGCAATATCTGACGCCAGAATCGCGCAAGGTCGTGGATCGCGCAATTGCCGCAATCAAGGCGCGGAGCGAAACGCGTGCCCGCGTTGCGCCAGAACTGGCGACATGGTTGGCAAAGCGGAAGTGA
- the sucC gene encoding ADP-forming succinate--CoA ligase subunit beta, which translates to MNIHEYQAKELLAKFGAPVPAGYAALTVEEAVEAAGKLPGPLYVVKAQIHAGGRGKGKFKELGPDAKGGVRLAKTLDDVKAAATDMLGNTLVTIQTGPAGKQVNRLYITDGADIAKEYYLALLVDRATGRVAFVVSTEGGMDIEEVAHSTPEKIHSFAVDPASGFQPHHGRSVAKALNLTGDLAKQAAKVAESLYAAFLGTDAEQIEINPLAQTADDKLLVLDAKVGFDGNALFRHKDLMELRDETEEDPAELEASKYDLAYIKLDGDIGCMVNGAGLAMATMDIIKLNGMFPANFLDVGGGASKEKVTAAFKIILSDPAVKGILVNIFGGIMRCDIIADGIVAAAKEVNLSVPLVVRLEGTNVQQGKDILAASGLAIVSADDLGDAAKKIVAQVKQAA; encoded by the coding sequence ATGAACATCCATGAGTATCAGGCCAAAGAACTGCTGGCAAAATTCGGCGCTCCGGTCCCCGCAGGCTATGCGGCGCTGACCGTCGAAGAAGCCGTTGAAGCGGCGGGCAAGCTCCCCGGACCGCTTTATGTTGTAAAGGCGCAGATCCATGCGGGTGGTCGCGGCAAGGGCAAGTTCAAGGAACTCGGCCCCGACGCAAAGGGCGGCGTACGTCTCGCCAAGACGCTGGATGATGTGAAGGCCGCAGCGACCGACATGCTGGGCAACACGCTCGTGACGATTCAGACCGGTCCCGCAGGCAAGCAAGTCAACCGCCTGTACATCACTGATGGCGCGGATATCGCGAAGGAATATTACCTTGCGCTGCTGGTCGATCGTGCAACTGGCCGAGTGGCGTTCGTTGTGTCGACCGAAGGTGGAATGGACATCGAAGAAGTCGCGCATTCGACGCCCGAAAAAATCCACAGCTTCGCCGTCGATCCTGCATCCGGTTTTCAGCCCCATCATGGCCGCAGCGTCGCGAAGGCGCTGAACCTGACGGGCGATCTTGCCAAGCAGGCGGCCAAGGTAGCGGAATCATTATATGCGGCATTCCTCGGCACCGATGCCGAGCAGATCGAAATCAATCCGCTGGCGCAAACCGCTGATGACAAGCTGCTGGTGCTCGATGCCAAGGTCGGCTTCGACGGCAACGCACTGTTCCGCCACAAGGACTTGATGGAACTGCGCGACGAAACCGAGGAAGATCCCGCCGAACTCGAAGCGTCGAAGTACGACCTTGCCTACATCAAGCTGGATGGTGACATCGGCTGCATGGTGAACGGCGCAGGCCTCGCCATGGCGACGATGGATATCATCAAGCTGAACGGCATGTTCCCCGCGAACTTCCTCGACGTCGGCGGCGGCGCTTCGAAGGAGAAGGTGACGGCGGCGTTCAAGATCATCCTGTCCGATCCGGCTGTGAAGGGCATTCTCGTCAACATCTTCGGTGGCATCATGCGCTGTGACATCATCGCGGATGGCATTGTGGCGGCGGCGAAGGAAGTGAACCTGTCCGTGCCGCTCGTCGTGCGCCTGGAGGGCACGAACGTGCAGCAGGGTAAGGACATTCTGGCCGCATCCGGACTCGCCATCGTATCCGCGGATGATCTGGGCGATGCAGCAAAGAAGATCGTGGCGCAGGTTAAGCAGGCCGCCTGA
- a CDS encoding cold-shock protein yields MPIGTVKFFNADKGYGFIAPEDGGNDAFVHITAVEAAGMHTLTQNQRVSYELEPDKRGKTAAVNLQAA; encoded by the coding sequence ATGCCTATCGGCACCGTAAAATTCTTCAACGCAGACAAGGGCTATGGCTTCATTGCTCCCGAAGACGGCGGCAATGACGCTTTCGTGCACATCACTGCGGTTGAAGCAGCCGGCATGCACACGCTGACCCAGAACCAGCGCGTGTCCTATGAACTGGAGCCCGACAAGCGCGGCAAGACCGCAGCGGTCAATCTCCAGGCAGCCTAA
- a CDS encoding DUF5343 domain-containing protein: MATLPYVTSPGNIDRALIGIKQAAVPEKVSQDFVKTILKVPGGSGDQMTSFLKKIGFTSADGSPSEIYKKFRNPAQSGAAVAASIRIAYAPLYLRNEFMHELSDDALLGLVTEETGQAHDAGPVKMVCACIKHLKTFANFSPLIEPAPSGPAPIPVYDKPTQPSAETPISPQSFGLNLGYTINLNLPATSDPEVFNAIFKSLKEHLLRPSDA, encoded by the coding sequence ATGGCAACCCTTCCCTACGTAACCTCCCCTGGCAACATTGACCGCGCGCTGATCGGGATCAAGCAAGCCGCAGTGCCGGAAAAAGTAAGCCAGGATTTTGTGAAAACGATCTTGAAGGTTCCTGGAGGATCTGGCGACCAGATGACCTCGTTCCTAAAGAAAATCGGATTTACGAGTGCGGACGGCTCGCCCAGTGAGATATACAAGAAATTTCGAAATCCCGCTCAGTCCGGAGCGGCGGTCGCTGCGTCAATTCGCATCGCCTACGCACCTTTGTATCTTCGCAACGAGTTCATGCACGAACTCTCAGACGACGCTCTTTTAGGTCTGGTGACGGAAGAAACAGGTCAAGCGCACGACGCGGGTCCCGTCAAGATGGTCTGCGCTTGCATCAAGCACCTGAAGACCTTCGCGAACTTCTCGCCGTTAATCGAACCGGCACCTTCAGGGCCAGCGCCAATACCAGTCTATGACAAGCCCACGCAGCCTTCTGCCGAGACTCCAATCTCACCACAGTCGTTCGGGTTGAACCTCGGTTATACAATAAACTTGAATCTTCCGGCGACCTCGGACCCGGAGGTATTCAATGCGATCTTCAAGAGCCTGAAGGAGCACCTGTTGAGACCCTCCGATGCCTAG
- a CDS encoding alkaline phosphatase D family protein, which translates to MTHRFTRRSLLGTLAAGSGLLAAPAILRAQQLFVADPFSLGVAAGDPVADGFVIWTRLCPDPMDAHGGMPMAPVAVDWEVASDMAMRDIVAKGTELARPELAHSVHVEVAGLKPARPYWYRFRVGAEKSMRGQAMTLPLPGAAVDRVRFAVAGCQHYQEGYYTAFRHLADEDAAFVFHYGDYIYEDRGNGMKYDYDGSERHFVRRHWGQATFTLDDYRRRYTQTKLDTDLQDAHAAAAWFVTPDDHEVEDNWVGLDSKYKVPPEVFALRRAAAFQAFYEHMPLRKSAFPGASGMQVYRRALYGNLLDLHFLDTRQFRSDQPCGDGFVAVCAGVGDVKAQVLGAAQEAWLDGNLRQKAGRWNAIAQQVMMMPLDRRLGEQPVETRNMDSWGGYDAPRERLLSRFAGLGNVVVLTGDEHQNFAGELRRGKGEGDAVAVEFVATSITSGGDGADKRAGAERVKARNPFLKYSGDRRGYLMCDVTPADWQTQCRTVPMITQPGAPISTAATITVEHGRPALNIAS; encoded by the coding sequence ATGACTCATCGCTTTACGCGCCGATCGCTTCTGGGAACGCTGGCCGCAGGGTCGGGGCTGCTGGCGGCGCCGGCTATCCTGCGCGCGCAGCAGTTGTTTGTGGCCGATCCCTTTTCGCTGGGCGTGGCGGCGGGCGATCCGGTGGCGGATGGCTTCGTGATCTGGACGCGGCTGTGCCCCGATCCGATGGACGCGCATGGCGGCATGCCGATGGCGCCGGTCGCGGTGGACTGGGAAGTCGCCTCCGACATGGCGATGCGCGATATCGTGGCGAAGGGCACGGAACTGGCGCGACCCGAACTGGCGCACAGCGTCCATGTCGAAGTGGCGGGCCTGAAACCCGCGCGGCCATACTGGTATCGCTTTCGGGTGGGCGCGGAGAAATCGATGCGGGGCCAGGCGATGACGCTGCCTCTGCCGGGCGCGGCGGTCGACCGGGTGCGCTTTGCGGTGGCGGGCTGCCAGCATTATCAGGAGGGCTATTATACGGCCTTCCGGCATCTGGCGGACGAGGACGCGGCGTTCGTGTTCCACTATGGCGATTATATTTACGAAGATCGCGGCAATGGGATGAAGTACGACTATGACGGCAGCGAGCGTCATTTCGTGCGTCGGCATTGGGGGCAAGCGACCTTCACGTTGGACGATTATCGCCGCCGCTACACGCAGACGAAGCTCGACACCGATTTGCAGGACGCGCATGCCGCCGCCGCGTGGTTCGTGACGCCGGACGATCATGAGGTGGAGGACAACTGGGTCGGCCTCGACAGCAAGTACAAGGTGCCGCCCGAGGTGTTCGCGCTGCGCCGGGCGGCGGCGTTTCAGGCGTTTTACGAACATATGCCGCTGCGCAAATCGGCGTTTCCGGGCGCTAGCGGCATGCAGGTGTATCGGCGGGCGCTGTACGGCAATCTGCTCGACCTGCATTTCCTGGACACGCGGCAGTTCCGCAGCGACCAGCCGTGCGGGGACGGGTTTGTGGCCGTCTGCGCGGGGGTGGGGGACGTAAAGGCGCAGGTGCTGGGCGCGGCGCAGGAGGCGTGGCTGGACGGGAACCTGCGGCAGAAGGCGGGGCGGTGGAACGCCATCGCGCAACAGGTGATGATGATGCCGCTCGACCGGCGGTTGGGGGAGCAACCGGTGGAGACGCGCAACATGGATAGCTGGGGCGGCTATGATGCTCCGCGCGAACGGTTGCTCTCGCGGTTTGCGGGGCTAGGCAATGTGGTGGTGCTGACCGGGGACGAGCATCAGAATTTCGCGGGGGAATTGCGGCGCGGGAAGGGGGAGGGTGATGCTGTTGCAGTGGAGTTCGTCGCGACGTCGATCACCTCCGGCGGCGATGGCGCGGACAAGCGAGCGGGGGCGGAGCGAGTGAAGGCGCGCAATCCGTTCCTCAAATATTCGGGCGACCGGCGCGGCTATTTGATGTGCGACGTGACGCCCGCCGATTGGCAGACGCAGTGCCGGACGGTGCCGATGATAACCCAGCCCGGCGCGCCGATCTCTACCGCGGCGACGATCACCGTGGAGCACGGGCGACCCGCGCTCAACATCGCAAGCTGA
- a CDS encoding 2OG-Fe(II) oxygenase, giving the protein MFAPGDPVPTLYARGIGNPRYAFDSVAGRYVVVSFIASSRVPGVDAFLQQLYSAAGPFDDSFASIFLVSSDPQDEADKRLVDRYPGIRIFWDHDGALARTFGCLGEDGQRLSLTSWILDPALRVLAVLPIEDPATHHARLCAELAPLANPAQDMQSAAPVLQIPNLLEPELCRDYIAYCEASGPQDSGYMKTDPASGNTIMVVDHSHKRRSDCLIEDDALRNALQARIMRRLVPQIQRAFQFQVTRMERYLIARYDADSGGYFRPHKDNTTLGTAHRRFAVSINLNAGDYDGGDLRFPEFGMRTYRPPTGGAVVFSCSLLHEATPVTRGSRYCILPFLYDEAAAAIRLENAQYLADAELRKNVVASVMARPKRKAAPGRAGAVRAASGKRTAKQR; this is encoded by the coding sequence ATGTTTGCACCCGGCGATCCCGTTCCCACTCTCTATGCCCGCGGCATCGGCAATCCGCGCTATGCGTTCGATAGCGTCGCGGGGCGGTACGTCGTCGTCAGCTTCATCGCCAGTTCGCGCGTGCCGGGCGTCGACGCTTTCCTGCAACAGCTTTACAGCGCGGCGGGGCCGTTCGACGACAGCTTCGCCAGCATCTTCCTGGTCTCCAGCGATCCGCAGGACGAGGCGGACAAGCGCCTTGTCGATCGCTATCCCGGCATCCGCATATTCTGGGACCATGATGGCGCGCTGGCCCGGACGTTCGGGTGCCTTGGGGAAGACGGGCAGCGGTTGTCGCTCACGAGCTGGATACTCGATCCGGCGCTTCGCGTGCTGGCCGTCCTGCCCATCGAAGACCCGGCGACGCACCATGCCCGGCTCTGCGCGGAACTCGCCCCCCTGGCTAATCCCGCGCAGGACATGCAGAGCGCGGCCCCCGTGCTCCAGATCCCCAACCTGCTGGAGCCGGAGCTGTGCCGCGATTATATCGCCTATTGCGAGGCGAGCGGGCCGCAGGACAGCGGCTATATGAAGACCGACCCGGCGAGCGGCAACACGATCATGGTCGTCGACCACAGCCACAAGCGGCGCAGCGACTGCCTGATCGAGGACGACGCGTTGCGCAACGCGTTGCAGGCGCGGATCATGCGGCGGCTGGTGCCGCAGATCCAGCGCGCGTTCCAGTTTCAGGTGACGCGGATGGAGCGTTATCTGATCGCGCGGTACGATGCGGACAGCGGCGGCTACTTCCGCCCGCACAAGGACAATACGACGCTGGGCACCGCGCATCGCCGCTTTGCCGTGTCGATCAACCTCAACGCCGGGGACTATGACGGCGGCGACCTGCGCTTCCCCGAGTTCGGGATGCGGACCTATCGCCCGCCGACCGGCGGGGCGGTGGTTTTCTCCTGCTCCCTGCTGCACGAGGCGACGCCGGTCACGCGGGGATCACGCTATTGCATCCTGCCCTTCCTCTACGATGAAGCCGCCGCCGCGATCCGCCTGGAGAATGCGCAATATCTGGCGGATGCGGAATTGCGGAAGAATGTAGTGGCGTCGGTGATGGCCAGGCCGAAGCGGAAGGCTGCGCCGGGCAGGGCTGGGGCAGTCAGGGCGGCGTCGGGCAAGCGGACGGCGAAGCAGCGATAA
- a CDS encoding Swt1 family HEPN domain-containing protein, with the protein MSGLQIASDMSRIEQAFGVDLGWEPRRAKGRKAAEYEQFEAALRSEASRMSEFYEIFYCLENSIRRLVSDIMFEAEGADWWQSDRVDEKRIRDQVSPRHRKEVDSGITPRSDDLIDYTTFGELSQIITDNWELFEPVFNSKSAVSNVSNQLNLLRGPIAHCNPTDELEQDRLNLAVRSWFRLMS; encoded by the coding sequence ATGAGCGGTCTTCAGATCGCCTCGGACATGTCGCGGATCGAGCAAGCGTTCGGGGTGGATTTAGGATGGGAGCCGCGCCGTGCGAAAGGCCGAAAGGCCGCCGAGTACGAACAGTTCGAAGCCGCGCTTCGCTCAGAAGCATCTCGCATGTCAGAATTTTACGAGATCTTCTATTGTCTTGAAAACTCTATCAGGCGCCTTGTGTCGGACATCATGTTCGAGGCGGAAGGAGCGGACTGGTGGCAAAGCGATCGCGTCGACGAGAAACGCATCCGTGATCAAGTCTCGCCTCGTCATAGGAAGGAGGTCGACAGCGGCATTACGCCGCGATCGGACGATCTGATAGATTATACTACCTTTGGCGAGCTATCGCAGATCATAACGGACAATTGGGAGTTGTTCGAACCCGTCTTTAATTCCAAGTCTGCTGTCAGTAACGTCTCGAATCAGCTAAACCTGCTTCGTGGGCCTATCGCACACTGCAATCCTACCGACGAGCTTGAGCAAGACCGCCTTAATTTGGCAGTCCGCTCATGGTTTCGCCTGATGTCATGA
- a CDS encoding electron transfer flavoprotein subunit beta/FixA family protein, producing MKILVPVKRVIDYNVKPRVKADGTGVDLANVKMSMNPFDEIAVEEAIRLREKGAATEIVAISIGVAKAQETLRTALAMGADRAILIQTDDEVEPLGVAKLLAKVVEEEQPGLIILGKQAIDDDSNQTGQMLAALLGRPQGTFASKVGVEGDSVSVTREVDGGLETVKLSLPAIVTTDLRLNEPRYASLPNIMKAKSKPLAQKTPADYGVDITPRLETLKVVEPPKRSAGIKVADVDELVAKLKAMGVAA from the coding sequence ATGAAGATATTGGTGCCCGTGAAGCGGGTAATTGATTATAATGTGAAGCCGCGTGTGAAGGCGGATGGGACGGGTGTCGATTTGGCGAACGTCAAGATGTCGATGAACCCGTTCGACGAGATCGCTGTGGAAGAAGCAATCCGCCTGCGGGAAAAAGGCGCGGCAACTGAGATCGTCGCGATTTCCATCGGCGTTGCCAAGGCCCAGGAAACCTTGCGGACCGCGCTTGCCATGGGCGCGGACCGTGCAATCCTGATCCAAACCGACGATGAAGTAGAGCCGCTGGGCGTTGCCAAGCTGCTCGCCAAAGTTGTCGAGGAAGAACAGCCTGGCCTTATCATCCTGGGCAAGCAGGCAATCGACGACGACAGCAATCAGACCGGGCAGATGCTGGCTGCACTCCTCGGCCGTCCGCAGGGCACCTTTGCCTCCAAGGTCGGGGTCGAAGGCGATAGCGTCAGCGTGACGCGCGAAGTCGATGGTGGTCTGGAGACGGTGAAGTTGTCACTTCCCGCGATTGTCACGACCGACCTGCGCCTCAACGAGCCGCGCTATGCCTCGCTACCCAACATCATGAAGGCGAAATCCAAGCCGCTCGCGCAGAAGACGCCTGCGGACTATGGCGTGGACATAACGCCGCGCCTTGAAACGTTGAAAGTCGTCGAGCCGCCCAAGCGCTCGGCCGGGATCAAGGTTGCCGATGTCGATGAACTGGTGGCTAAACTCAAGGCGATGGGAGTGGCGGCATGA
- a CDS encoding electron transfer flavoprotein subunit alpha/FixB family protein: MKTLVWVEHEAGALKDATLAVVTAASKLGEVHLLVAGKDVGGVAEQAAKIAGVGKVHVADDASLEHGLAENVAPLIVELMGHHDAFLAPATSHGKNIAPRVAALLDVMQISDILSVESEDTFTRPTYAGNAIATVKSKDAKKIITVRGTAFEKAAIEGGSGTIETVGGAADAGTSTFVGAEIAKLERPELTSAKIIVSGGRALKDGPTFESTIYPLADKLGAAVGASRAAVDAGYVPNDYQVGQTGKIVAPEVYVAVGISGAIQHLAGMKDSKTIIAINKDEDAPIFQVADIGLVGDLFKIVPELTEKL, encoded by the coding sequence ATGAAGACGCTCGTTTGGGTTGAACATGAAGCTGGCGCGCTGAAGGATGCGACGCTTGCGGTTGTCACTGCCGCATCCAAGCTGGGCGAAGTCCATCTGCTCGTCGCGGGCAAGGATGTTGGTGGCGTTGCCGAACAGGCTGCGAAGATCGCTGGTGTGGGCAAGGTCCATGTCGCCGATGATGCGAGCCTTGAGCATGGCTTGGCGGAGAACGTCGCCCCGTTGATCGTGGAGTTGATGGGCCATCATGACGCGTTCCTTGCGCCCGCCACCAGCCACGGCAAGAACATCGCGCCGCGCGTAGCTGCGCTGCTCGATGTGATGCAGATCAGCGACATTTTGTCGGTCGAGAGCGAGGATACGTTCACGCGTCCAACCTATGCCGGCAATGCCATCGCAACGGTGAAGTCAAAGGACGCGAAGAAGATCATCACCGTTCGCGGGACGGCCTTTGAGAAAGCTGCGATCGAAGGCGGTAGCGGCACGATCGAGACCGTCGGCGGCGCAGCCGATGCGGGCACCTCGACATTCGTGGGTGCAGAGATCGCGAAGCTGGAACGCCCGGAACTGACCTCGGCCAAGATCATCGTGTCCGGTGGCCGTGCGCTGAAGGATGGTCCCACGTTTGAGAGCACCATCTACCCACTGGCGGACAAGCTGGGTGCGGCCGTTGGCGCCTCGCGTGCTGCGGTAGACGCGGGCTACGTTCCCAACGACTATCAGGTCGGCCAAACCGGCAAGATCGTTGCTCCCGAAGTCTATGTCGCCGTCGGCATTTCCGGCGCAATCCAGCACCTTGCGGGGATGAAGGACAGCAAGACCATCATCGCAATCAACAAGGACGAAGATGCGCCGATTTTCCAGGTCGCGGACATTGGTCTGGTTGGTGATCTCTTCAAGATCGTACCGGAATTGACTGAGAAGCTGTAA